The genomic DNA TTCTGAGCCCATCCAGAAGGCCGTGGGCGTAGGTAATGCACCCGAAGGATGTGATGTAATCTCCCTTCTTTAGGTAGTAAATGGAGTCGTCCCTGTAGTTCAGTGCCCTCTCAATGATGGCCCTCTCCTCCCCTTTGAATTCTATGGATTCCATTTCCATTAAATTTTTCTCAAGAAGATCAAGGTCCTTTTCTATGCGTTCCCTGCATTCCATTTAAACACCTCATCAATCTCTTAATCAGGGAATTCCTGAGTCATTATGTTTTCATCTGCCTCCGGACGTACATCATCCTCTGGATCACCGTGAAGTAACCTGCAAAGACCAGAATTATCATGGCAGCGTCCATATACCATAAGCCAAGGAAGTATCCGGCAAGGGACCCTCCAATGAGTATTATGAGCCGCTCAGCCCTTTCAGCAACACCTACAGCGCATTCGAGGTCCTCTGACTCGGCCCTTGCCCTAACATAACTGACCATGAGGCTGGAGTGGAGGGCCAGCATACCTGTGAGAATCCCTGTGAACCCCCCTGCCGTTATACCGGTGATGATTATGCCATCTGAGAGCCTGTCAAGGGTCGAATCCAGGAAACCACCAAATCTGGTGGGATTGAATCTTTTCCTTGCAACAGCCCCATCAAGGACATCTATGAATCCGCTTAATGCAAGAAGCAGGGCACCGTTAATAATATTCCCGCTGGCATAGGATGCAGCCGAGGCACATGCAACAAGGAAACCAGTGAACGTTATATAATCTGCCGGTATTGCGATCTTCTCTGCGATAGGGTCTATGAACCTTCTGAGTGCCGGTCTGAACTGATTCAACATGAACTCATTTATATTGATTACAGATATATAAATTGGTCATGGATCTGGTGGTTCAATGATAATCCGGAAAATCAGGAGAGGAAACCCATCACAAAAGGTGATTGATGAGGCAATATCTGTTATGGAGGGGGGTGGAGTAGTGATATACCCCACAGATACCATCTATGGCCTCGGTGTCAATGCACTTGACAGGGAGTCAGTGAGGAAGCTCTTCCGGATAAAGGGAAGGGCCCCTGATAAACCGGTATCCATATGTGTCTCAAAGGTGTCTGAGATACCAAGGTTCTCAAAACCATCAGAGCATGCAATGGAGATAATCAGGGGGATATTACCTGGTCCCTACACGGTTTTACTTGAGAAGAAGGATCTGGTGCCGGATATTCTCACAGGGGGATCATCAAAGGTGGGTGTAAGGGTCCCTGATGATGAGGTATGCAGGAGGATATCAGCAAAATTTCCGGTGACGGCCACAAGTGCCAATATATCAGGTAAGCAACCATCAGGGAAAACCAATGATATAATTGAGGATCTGAAGGTTGACCTCATGCTTGATGCAGGCGAATGTGATAGCACTGAACCATCCACTGTTGTGGATCTTACGGCTGAACCACCTGCTGTTCTCAGGATAGGTAGGGGGGACCCTGAGGTTATCTACAGGATTTTCAGGTGTATAAGATGAGGACCCTTATGGAGCTCGGTGAAAACGGAAGGCTCCCCACAGGTTCATCCATTGACTCCATACTTGGAGGGGGTGTTGAGAGGGGAACCATCACACAGTTCTATGGACCCCCAGCTTCTGGCAAAACCAACATTGCAATTAAACTTGCAGTTGAAACTTCAAAGAGAGACAGAAAGACAGTTTTTATTGATACTGAGGGCGGAATTTCTGTTGAAAGAATAAGACAGGTTTCAGGATCTTCATTTGAAAGGGTTGCCGATAATATAATAGTTTTTGAACCATCTAGCTTCACAGAACAGGGTGAAGCCATTCAAAGAACACTGAATGTCCTCAAAAACCATGGCGATTCAGTTGACCTGATTGTGCTTGATTCTGCGGTGGCCCTATACCGTCTAAAGGAGGGTAACGGATCGAATTTCAATGTTGATCTTGGAAGACAGCTTTTCCTTCTTCTGCAGATGGCAAGAAGATTTGACCTTGCGGTGGTTGTAACCAACCAGATATATTCCCTGAGGGGAGATGATGGGGTGGAGAGGGTGAGTCCCGTTGGCGGGACCCTCCTGAGGTACTGGTCCAAAACAATTGTTGAACTTGAAATGGGTGATAGGCCAGGTGAAAGAGTTGCTGTACTCAGAAGGCACAGAAACAGGCCCGAAGGTTTGAGGACCAGTTTCAGGATAGTTCCTGAGGGTATTGTCTGATCTTCAGGAATTCCACTCCGGGCGGCCATCGTTATCATCTGGCTGATCCCCTGGAGGCTGGCTGCATTCTTGAAGTAGGATATGGGCCCTAAGTTTTATTACAGAGGCTCTTTTTCTGAACAAAGTTTATTAAGTGGTTTGTTTAATATGATATAGAACACGGTAATAGTGTGGCCTATGGTTGAGGTTCAGCCTCGGGTAGATAAGAGAAGCCTTCTTCTCTTTCATTAGGATACTCTGGTGCTGATGTGATAAAATGATTTCTCCTAAAAAATATGCTAAAGCCGCAAAAGTGCCGCCAAACGGCTTTAAAACTTCAAATGAGTTTTTTAACTACGTCTTCAAGGACAAAGAAATGATATGGATGGGTCAGAACACCAACCATCTTCATGATCACTCTGAAATAGCGGAAGCCATGATTGATTGCATAAATGAGGGTAGTTACTGCAAGTATCCTCCCCCTGAGGGGTTCCCGGAACTCAAGGAACTTGTACTGAAGGATCTGGGACTGGGGGATGGCTTTGAAGCCCTCATAACCGCCGGGGGTACAGAGTCCCTGTATCTCTGCATGAATGATATTCTCAACCCTGAGGACAATGCCATAACATGTGATCCCGGCTACCTGATAATTGACAACTTTGCAAGCAGATTCGCATGCACTGTCAAATCGGTCCCAATATACAGCAGCGAATGTGGGTATAAACTGACACCTGACCTTGTGCTTGAGAATATGGACAGCAACACCCGCCTGATTTCACTTATTGACCCCCTGAATCCACTGGGCTCATCATATACACTGGAGGAGATAAAGGCGTTTGCAGACATTGCAGTGGACCATGATGTTTACCTTCTGCACGATATAACCTACAGGGACTTTGCACAGGAACACCACCTTGCAGCTGATTACGCACCCGACCATACAGTTACAGTGTACAGCTTTTCCAAGATATGCGGGATGGCAGGTCTAAGGATAGGTGCAATTGTTGCAACTGCAGACATTGTTGAGTCAGTGAAGAGCATCGTCATAAATGACCTGGGTACAAATGTTGTATCCCAGGCAGGTGCAATTGCAGCTCTCAAATCAAAGGACAGGTGGGTCCACAGGATACGGGATGTGACCTTCAGGAACCAGAGGATCATCAGGGACGCTGTTGAAGAGGTTGAAGGGGCATTTCTCCCGGTTTACCCATCAAATGGTAACATGATGGCCATAGATATACATGAAACCGGTGTGAACCCCGTTGACCTTACAGACTACCTACTTAAGAGGAAGATCTTTGTAAGGCAGGGTGCATACACCAGCAAGATATTCGGGGACAGGTACATACGTCTCAGCTTCTCCATACCAACTGAGCAGGTAGAGATATTCGCTGAGAACTTTGTGGATGTGATGGAGTTCCTTAGACCATCATAATTTCACAATTTTTATCCTTTAGGAACTTTTGAAGCTTTGATTTTGGCAGATAATTCNNNNNNNNNNNNNNNNNNNNNNNNNNNNNNNNNNNNNNNNNNNNNNNNNNNNNNNNNNNNNNNNNNNNNNNNNNNNNNNNNNNNNNNNNNNNNNNNNNNNAATTTTTATCCTTTAGGAACTTTTGAAGCTTTGATTTTGGCAGATAATTCTCTAGTCTCTGATCAGTTAGATTAACTTAAAGTATTAGCACAAGATGTCCCTTGAAAATGAGGAATAGAGGTATTATCTGTGGATATATCTTATTGAGGTTTTGAAAAGAAGGTGAATGTATTCATCTATACTATTCTGTTTTCAGGTAATAGTATTCCCCCATCTCCTTCTGCTGCCTGTCAAGGAAACTTCCAGGCTTGTTGACACGTGGCCTTTTTGTTTCCTTATCCCTCCTGAACGTTATTCCTGTTTCCCTTAAGAATGTGTTCATCGCTTCCCTGAGTTCTGTGGGGCTTCCAGCGCGTCCCTCAACTCCGGGTTTTCCACTGAAGACCATGGCCCTGTCGGATATGTAGTCAATGAAGATTATGTCATGGTCAATTATCATGGCGGACGCATTCCTGCTTTCAATTATTCTCCTTATGGCCTTAGCTGCAAGCAGACGCTGTTCAACGTCAAGGAATGCTGTTGGTTCGTCCAGAACATAAAGTTCAGCATCCCTGGAGAGCGCAACTGCAACTGCAAGGCGCTGCAGCTCACCACCACTCAGCTCATTAACTGCCTTGTCAAGTATCTCCTCAAGATTGAATGGCCTCATGATCTCGCTTTTGAATAGGTTCGATCCATATGAAGGT from Methanothermobacter sp. includes the following:
- a CDS encoding L-threonylcarbamoyladenylate synthase, with amino-acid sequence MIIRKIRRGNPSQKVIDEAISVMEGGGVVIYPTDTIYGLGVNALDRESVRKLFRIKGRAPDKPVSICVSKVSEIPRFSKPSEHAMEIIRGILPGPYTVLLEKKDLVPDILTGGSSKVGVRVPDDEVCRRISAKFPVTATSANISGKQPSGKTNDIIEDLKVDLMLDAGECDSTEPSTVVDLTAEPPAVLRIGRGDPEVIYRIFRCIR
- the radB gene encoding DNA repair and recombination protein RadB, yielding MRTLMELGENGRLPTGSSIDSILGGGVERGTITQFYGPPASGKTNIAIKLAVETSKRDRKTVFIDTEGGISVERIRQVSGSSFERVADNIIVFEPSSFTEQGEAIQRTLNVLKNHGDSVDLIVLDSAVALYRLKEGNGSNFNVDLGRQLFLLLQMARRFDLAVVVTNQIYSLRGDDGVERVSPVGGTLLRYWSKTIVELEMGDRPGERVAVLRRHRNRPEGLRTSFRIVPEGIV
- the pgsA gene encoding archaetidylinositol phosphate synthase, with product MLNQFRPALRRFIDPIAEKIAIPADYITFTGFLVACASAASYASGNIINGALLLALSGFIDVLDGAVARKRFNPTRFGGFLDSTLDRLSDGIIITGITAGGFTGILTGMLALHSSLMVSYVRARAESEDLECAVGVAERAERLIILIGGSLAGYFLGLWYMDAAMIILVFAGYFTVIQRMMYVRRQMKT
- a CDS encoding pyridoxal phosphate-dependent aminotransferase, which translates into the protein MISPKKYAKAAKVPPNGFKTSNEFFNYVFKDKEMIWMGQNTNHLHDHSEIAEAMIDCINEGSYCKYPPPEGFPELKELVLKDLGLGDGFEALITAGGTESLYLCMNDILNPEDNAITCDPGYLIIDNFASRFACTVKSVPIYSSECGYKLTPDLVLENMDSNTRLISLIDPLNPLGSSYTLEEIKAFADIAVDHDVYLLHDITYRDFAQEHHLAADYAPDHTVTVYSFSKICGMAGLRIGAIVATADIVESVKSIVINDLGTNVVSQAGAIAALKSKDRWVHRIRDVTFRNQRIIRDAVEEVEGAFLPVYPSNGNMMAIDIHETGVNPVDLTDYLLKRKIFVRQGAYTSKIFGDRYIRLSFSIPTEQVEIFAENFVDVMEFLRPS
- a CDS encoding DUF357 domain-containing protein, with the translated sequence MECRERIEKDLDLLEKNLMEMESIEFKGEERAIIERALNYRDDSIYYLKKGDYITSFGCITYAHGLLDGLRMLHGII